The Syntrophobacterales bacterium genome contains the following window.
AACAGGCGTGTCGAAGGGGTCTTCCAGGCCGCGTCTCTGTCCCAAAAGAACCGGCTCGGAATCGCCATTCTGGATTACGCGCAGGAACCAGGGGAGATTGGCTGCGATAGTTTCATACTTGCCGTTTCGGTATTCCATCACAAAAGAAACAATCTCCTGCCCCGAATAGGTCGTCACGATTATTTCCTTGGTGCCGTTGCCGTTGATATCAGCAACATCTAGGCTGAGATAATTGTCATACTTTTTTCCGGCAATTTGCTGGATGAGTTTGAAAGAGTCGCCTTTTTTTTGATAGATAAAAATATTGTTGGTATCAATAAAGACCGTTTCGTTCAGCTTGTCCCCGTTTACATCCCCGATATCAATTCCCCTGAACTCGTTGGAAAACTGCTGGCTTTTCCAAAAGGTTTTACGGTCAAGCGGCTGTTCGGCGTTGATAAAGTAGGGGTTGATCGAGGATGTAAATGTGCCTTTCTTGCCTTTTCCCATGGCTGAGATTATTTCTGATTCCCGCTTTGCCGTGGGGGATGGCGTGCGGGAGACGACGATTTCTTTGGCAGTAGGTTGACCTGCGGCAGTTAGAGGCTGAACGCCCAATATCTGCGCTGTTATTCTTTCCGAAAAATCGTTGACTCGGGGGATTATGTCGTCAAGGCTGCATTGCGCAGAGAAATTTACATCGGTAGAACCGTTTGCCGCATTCAGCAATTTACCGTCAATATTTATTATCGCGCCGATTTTTGTGAGACTTCCCCAGACCACATAATCGGCATTCAGCTTTTTGCCGAGCGCTGATACGCCTGCTGCGGAGAGCTCCGGCCCGGCCATTTCTTTTATCAAGGGCTGGAGCGTATCCTTTCCTATAACCGTCATCTTTTCATTCAGGGAAAGTCTCGATCTCAGCATATCCTCAGTGCCCTGTCTGATATAATCAATATTTTCTGCACTATGGACAGAAAAAGGTAAAACGGCAATACGGTAGTTGTCTTTTGCCCAGGAAGGCTGGCTGAAAAACAGCGCCGCTAAAAGGCAAAAAACAGATATTCTCGGATATTTCATTATCGATCTCCTCTATTTTTGAATAGATTAAAAAACATCAGACGCACGGCTCCTCTATCACTTCGTCCCTGAGAATTCAACGGGATTGTTGCTGAACAGATTTCTTAGCCTGAAAAGTTATCCTCGGGATCTTCAGTCTGACATTTCCCGATTGCTTGCGTTTAGGGCAACCCTGTTTTTTTGAAGGGTATTTCCAGTTTGTAAACACCGTATTTGATGACGGCGTTGATCGGAAAGGATGCCTTTTCAAATACCTTAAGCATGGACTTGTTGTCGTAAAGAACATCCGCCGTGAAACCTTCAATTCCCTGTTCCAGCGCCGCCTCAATCAGCATTTTCAAAAGAAACGAGGCAATCCCTTTCCCCTGATAATTCTCATCGACAATGAAGGCAACTTCGGCGTAAGGACGATCGTTTAGCCGAACATAGCGCCCCTCGGCAATGATTCTTTCTCCGCCTGCCTCGGTGACCGTTCCGACCAGTGATAATGTTTTTTGATAATCGATATTTACATACCCCTGCATCTCCTTGTGGGGCATGGATTTTACATGAGAAAAATATCGGTAATAAACGGCATTGTCGGAAAAACGATAGAAAAGCCTCCGCATCTCCTCTTCGTCGGAGGGCTTGATCGCCCGGAAATTTACGGAAAGTCCCTCCTTAAAGGTAGAAACAGTTGAAAGTTTATCGGGATAAAGGGCGCCGGAACCGGCAAGATAAATCTGATCGCGATAGAGAATGTTGGCCTCTTTCGCCTGTCGCACCAATTCTTCCCGGTCGTCAGGATGGGCTATGTCAATCAGGGCCTGGGCGCGTTCCCGGACAGTGCGGCCGATCATGGAGGCAATTCCATATTCGGTAACGATCCAGTCGAGTGATTCCTTATTGTTAAATTGGTTCGGGAAATCCTCAACCGACAGCATAATATTAGAAGCGCCTTTCAAATTGCGGCTGGGAAGGGCAAAAATTGCCCGCCCTCCGCAGGAGTGCTGAGCCGCGGCATAAAATTCATGGGCATGTCCGGGGCCGGCGGTAACATTGCCCTTGCCGATATGGAGGGCAACCCCCCCCATCAGGTCAACCTTGCGTACCGGCATGATAAAAATGGTCTTGTCGTTAAAACTTATCCGGGCATTGTCGGCAACCACTTTAATTCCCTGAAACTCGACCAGGGGGTTGCGATGCAGCCACTTCATCAGTTCAGCAGTTCCTAAGGCATAGGAGGTAACTGATTTGTTGCTGAAATTATTTTTACAGCGATTGGTGACAACGCCGCTCTTCAATAGATCCATCAGGACGTCGGTAAAAAATAGTGTATGGACGCCGAGGTTGCGCTTTTTGGCAAGATGTTTGCCCAGAGCCTCAAAAAGGGCCCCGGGGTAGAAGGAAAGACAACTGCCGTCATCAATCAGCGAGGCTACATTGGCGGCGACCTTATCCATGACGCTGTCCACCGGCCAGCGGTTGAAATAGATTGGGGATTCCGTGGCCTTTACAAGGTAGTTGAAATCGGCAATATTGACAAAGGTGTCTCCCATCGTGCGGGGAACGCTGCTGTTGATCTCTCCCACGACAATGGAGGCCCTTTCCATCGCGTATTTGGCTATATCAACCGCCACGCCGAGACTGGCATATCCCGCCTTGTCCGGCGGGGTGATCTGCACAAAAGCGGCGTCGATCCGGATCGCCCCTGATTCAACCAGAGAGGGAATCTGGGAAAAACGGCAGGGGATCATATCGACTGAGCCGGAGAGGATCGCCTTGCTTGCCAGCCAGCCCGCGAAAAATGTTTTGAGGCGAAATTTGTAGGCGCGAGGGGTCTCGATTAAAGATATGACGTCCCCAAGGCTGACAATCTGGATGAGTTCCAGATCGGTAAGGTTGTAGATGTCGGATTCCTTGAGACGCTTTACCAGCGTTCGCGGCTCGGCAACGCCCGTTCCCAGAAAAATGCTCATCCCCGGCTCTATATGCGAGAGAACCACGTCCGGAGAAACCACCATGCTTTCCCATCCGGAATCGACATCATCAAACATTTTTATCGCCTCCTGAAAAAGTTTATGCATCCAGAGCCAATTGCAAAACCATTTGTCATTCCCGAAAGCGCAGCTTAATGTCCATAATGTCTCTATCGGAAATATGGTTTTTTCAAGCAGTTAGAACCAGATTATGAACATTAAACTTCGTTTTCCCGCTCAGAATCGTTGCGGGAATGACAAGAATGGGGAGTTTTGCAATTGCCTCTCCAGGATAAAGGTAAAATCCCGCGCTGATTTTCAACAAACTCTTGAGGATTGTCAAGCGCAAATAGCGCAAATAGCGGCTCAAACCCGATTATCTCCAAAGACAGGGACGTCGCGTGCGCGCAGGACGGCGTAATATCAAAAATGGCCTGGCTGCATGCGCTCGAAAAATTTCTTGTCCCCTCGAGGTGCAAAAAGGGAAATAATCGTTTTCAAATGCGTGACTCCGGCTCCATTTGGTGGTATGAGGTTCGCCAAACGTTATATGCTAATACAAATTCGCTTTTAATATGGATAAGGAGGCAATCTCATGATTCGTTTCAGCGCCAATATCAGCATGCTCTTTACCGAGGCAGATTTCCTCGACCGGTTCGAACAGGCGGCCGAGGCCGGTTTCAAGGCTGTTGAATACATGTTCCCTTACGCCTTTAAAAAGGAGGAGCTGGCCGAAAAGCTCTCAGAATACGGGCTTAACCAGGTTCTCTTCAACCTCCCCGCCGGCGATTGGGCAGCCGGGGAGCGGGGAATTGCCTGCCTGCCAGGCAGGGAAGGGGAATTCCGGGAGGGTGTCGGTTTGGCAACAGAGTACGCGCATGCCTTGGGCTGCCCGCTGGTTAATTGCCTCGTCGGAACGACCCCCACTGATCCCCCGGAGAAGGTCCGCCAGACGCTGATCGGGAACCTGCGCTTTGCCGCGGAATCCCTGGAAAACGAGGGCATCAGTCTGCTGGTCGAGCCCTTGAATAATCAGGATATTCCCGGATTCCACCTTTGCCGTACCAGCGATGCCCTGGTGTTGATAAAAGAGGTCGGACACCCGAATCTCCGGCTTCAGTACGACATTTACCACATGCAGGTGATGGAGGGGAACCTCCTGCAGACGATCGGGGATAATCTCGCCCGGATCGGTCATATCCAGATCGCCGACAACCCCGGCCGTCACGAGCCGGGAACAGGCGAGATCAACTATCCGAATATCTTTAATTTTCTGAATAAGCAGGGCTACGCTGGCTGGATCGGCTGCGAGTACAAGCCGCTTCGCAAAACCGCGGAAGGGCTTGACTGGCTGAAGCCGTATCTGTAAATAAATATACAAGGAGGAAAATAGCATGGCAAAGATAGGTTTTATCGGTTTGGGAATCATGGGAAAACCCATGAGCAGGAATCTTATGAAGGCAGGGCATTCGCTTGTCATTTATTGCAGAGCGGCGGCGACCGAAAAGGAGTTTAAGGAGGCCGGCGCCCAGATAGCCGCCTCGCCCCGGGAAGTAGCCCAAAATGCCGACATCATTATCACAATGCTCCCGAACTCGCCGGAGGTTAAGGAGGTTGTGCTGGGACAAAACGGTCTGATCGAGGGGATGCGCCCAAATTCGATGCTGATCGACATGACCTCCCTCGATCCGCTGGTGAGCCGGGAAATCGCCGCGAAGCTGGCCGAAAAAAATGTCCGGATGATGGATGCGCCGGTCAGCGGCGGCGAGCCGAAGGCGATCGCGGGATCGCTTTCGATCATGGTCGGTTGTCGGCAGGAGGACTTTGACGAATTTCTGCCGATTTTGAAGGCGATGGGTTCATCCGCCGTCCGCTGCGGTGAAGCCGGCGCCGGAAATGTAACGAAACTTGCCAATCAGATCATCGTCGCGGCCAACATCGCCGCCGTTTCCGAAGCCCTCGTGCTTGCCGCCAAGGCGGGCGTCAATCCGGATCTCGTTTTTCAGGCGATTCGGGGTGGCCTGGCCGGGAGCGTTGCCCTTGATGCCAAGGCCCCGCTGATGCTGGATCGCAATTTTAACCCCGGCTTCCGGATCAACCTGCACATCAAGGATTTGAACAACGTGCTGAACACCGCCAAAGGCATTTCGACGCCGACGCCGCTTACCGAAAATGTCATGCAAATGATGCTGTCACTCCGCGATAACGGCATGGGCGACGCCGATCACAGCGCCCTGGTCAGATATTATGAAAACCTTGCCGGGATTGAGCTCTCCCGGTAGATGGGAGCTGAGGGGTTTGCCCGATATGGCTTCGCACATCCTGTCAAACCATTTATAACGATACCTGGCAGGAATATTACCGCCAAATCGATCTGTGCGTACGGGAAAGGAACCTGTCTGGATTTATCAGTTATGCCGTGCTCGGTTTCCGCGACGGGCTGCAGGGCGTTCTGGATACCGTTCAGGCAAACCTTCTGGAAATGTCATGGCAAAAATTCATCTATGATACCCTGGACGGCAAGAAGGCCATGGGCAAGACCCGCGCCATTGTAAAGCGGCAGCGTAGCCTTGCCCTCCAGTTCCCCGTGGAGAAGTGGAATACCCCTGAAGAGCTTGTCGTCAGCTCCGGAATCCTTGCGAAGGAGTATGCCATCCCTTGCTTCAGCAACGATCGTGGTTTCCCCGCTGATCTTCCTCATGAAGGACCAGATGGACCAGTTGCGGGAATACGGCGTTCCGGACCGTTGTGGAATGTGCGACAACTGCCGAATGGGGGAAGCGGAAAGTGTCCTCGTCGATCTGACCATCCCAGCGCAGATGTTTCTCTCCCGTGTCAAACGGACCGGCGAAATCTTCGGCGCGGGCCATATCGTCGATGTCCTGCGGGGGTCGAATTCGCAGAAGATCCTGAAATTCCGGTACGAAAGACTCTCCAACTATGGAATCGGCACGGCCTGTTCCTTAAAGCAATGGCGCCACTTATCTCGCCAATTTATTCATAAAAGCCTGTTGCTTTATGACTATGAGCACGGAACGACAGAAACCGGTCCCAATAGCAGAGCTCGCGCCTGCTCCCCCAGACGACAGCGGCAAGCGCCGGTATCTTGTCATCGGCGAACGTTTGCCTTAATTACCATGTTTTACAGGTTGTCCAGCGGACTGCGCACCGCAAGTCCCTGCCGGTTGAGTACATGGGTATAAATCATGGTAGTCGCGACATCCGCGTGGCCGAGCAGTTCCTGTACCGTGCGCGTATCCGCTCCCCCGGACAGCAGGTGGGTGGCGAAGGAGTGACGCATGGTACAGGGGGTGACCCGCTGGGAAAGGTTGGCTGCAGTTTTGAAAAACCACCGCAGGGAAGCTCGAACCGAATCCGTATTTTTCTCCTCATTCTCCAGTGAGTGCAGATAGTCCAGTACCGATTCTATAGAGGTTCGGCGGTGTGCGGCCTTAAGGAATTTCAGCCAGGCAAAGATATCCTGTTCCCATGTGCGTAGAACGGCAGGATCGGGGGCATCCCGATTGCAGGACTTCCCGCCATCCGGGAAACGAAACGGAGGCGTCTGCAGCAGCGCTGACTTTGTCTTCTGACTTTTGCATTGGGTAAAAATAGCAAATTCAGTTCCTGAATTCAAGCCCTATGATTTTTTTGTGGCGTGAGGCGCCAAACTTTGCGTTGTTCGTTATAATTTATTGAAAATGTTAAATATGCACGGATACATTTCGCTTGACATACGAAACAGTATCATCTTATGGAAACAAAAACTTCACTGATTTTCAACTGGCCATGTCTCCCAATGTTAAGACAGGCCTATTAATACTGTTGGGCATCAATGTTATCCTGACCTCAGCGAATAGTCGTCAAAACGGAGACATGAATATGGCAGAGTTAGACAAAATCCAGGTAGCAAATTTAATACGCGAAGCCATTAAAGATTCTCCCAAAAAATCGAAACGAGTGTTTCTAAAAACCCTCTTGAAAATGTTTGGCCACAAAACTTGGCAACGTCATTGGATTGAAGAGATGGACAAGTCCCTGACCAAATCAGGAATTTTGGTTTCTCCTTCCTTGGTCGAAGTCGTGCGCGATGGATGGGTTGTTCTTTCGGTTACCGACACACAGCTTCCCGTTGCCTTTCCAAAGGATCAAGGAGATGACGCCGCAAACAACAATCAAAGCCATGGAGTTATATCGAGATGATTACGGTCATAAAGTCAAACAAAGAAATTAGTTTTGTAGTTTCTGAATATTTTTCCAAAAAAGCTGAGCAATTTATCAATGACATTAATAAGAAAGTGCTTGAAGAGCAATTAGTCACTAAACGCCTAAAAGATATCGAGATTCCAGAGCCAAGGCTGAAATCTATGATGAAACAAAAATTAGAGAGCATGAATAATAAGGATGCTGACATTCATTTCATGCCATATTACGGAGTTGACGGGAGTTTT
Protein-coding sequences here:
- a CDS encoding VCBS repeat-containing protein, coding for MKYPRISVFCLLAALFFSQPSWAKDNYRIAVLPFSVHSAENIDYIRQGTEDMLRSRLSLNEKMTVIGKDTLQPLIKEMAGPELSAAGVSALGKKLNADYVVWGSLTKIGAIINIDGKLLNAANGSTDVNFSAQCSLDDIIPRVNDFSERITAQILGVQPLTAAGQPTAKEIVVSRTPSPTAKRESEIISAMGKGKKGTFTSSINPYFINAEQPLDRKTFWKSQQFSNEFRGIDIGDVNGDKLNETVFIDTNNIFIYQKKGDSFKLIQQIAGKKYDNYLSLDVADINGNGTKEIIVTTYSGQEIVSFVMEYRNGKYETIAANLPWFLRVIQNGDSEPVLLGQRRGLEDPFDTPVYEIFWSDGRYQERKRLNIPQGLSIYGLTMDKLGASGAERIIALNSDDYLCIFEQTAKPLSKVLVFGGSEEFVWKSEEPFGGSTTIIEPMNKVQSGEADNRTYFINSRILTYDTNKDGKREIIIPKNISSSSRMFQNLKLFTSAEVHNLEWDGMGIVANWKTKKITGYIADYQFKDIDNDGENDIVLALVLSTGGSLKARSVIVSYSLQGE
- a CDS encoding GNAT family N-acetyltransferase is translated as MFDDVDSGWESMVVSPDVVLSHIEPGMSIFLGTGVAEPRTLVKRLKESDIYNLTDLELIQIVSLGDVISLIETPRAYKFRLKTFFAGWLASKAILSGSVDMIPCRFSQIPSLVESGAIRIDAAFVQITPPDKAGYASLGVAVDIAKYAMERASIVVGEINSSVPRTMGDTFVNIADFNYLVKATESPIYFNRWPVDSVMDKVAANVASLIDDGSCLSFYPGALFEALGKHLAKKRNLGVHTLFFTDVLMDLLKSGVVTNRCKNNFSNKSVTSYALGTAELMKWLHRNPLVEFQGIKVVADNARISFNDKTIFIMPVRKVDLMGGVALHIGKGNVTAGPGHAHEFYAAAQHSCGGRAIFALPSRNLKGASNIMLSVEDFPNQFNNKESLDWIVTEYGIASMIGRTVRERAQALIDIAHPDDREELVRQAKEANILYRDQIYLAGSGALYPDKLSTVSTFKEGLSVNFRAIKPSDEEEMRRLFYRFSDNAVYYRYFSHVKSMPHKEMQGYVNIDYQKTLSLVGTVTEAGGERIIAEGRYVRLNDRPYAEVAFIVDENYQGKGIASFLLKMLIEAALEQGIEGFTADVLYDNKSMLKVFEKASFPINAVIKYGVYKLEIPFKKTGLP
- the hyi gene encoding hydroxypyruvate isomerase; protein product: MIRFSANISMLFTEADFLDRFEQAAEAGFKAVEYMFPYAFKKEELAEKLSEYGLNQVLFNLPAGDWAAGERGIACLPGREGEFREGVGLATEYAHALGCPLVNCLVGTTPTDPPEKVRQTLIGNLRFAAESLENEGISLLVEPLNNQDIPGFHLCRTSDALVLIKEVGHPNLRLQYDIYHMQVMEGNLLQTIGDNLARIGHIQIADNPGRHEPGTGEINYPNIFNFLNKQGYAGWIGCEYKPLRKTAEGLDWLKPYL
- the garR gene encoding 2-hydroxy-3-oxopropionate reductase — protein: MAKIGFIGLGIMGKPMSRNLMKAGHSLVIYCRAAATEKEFKEAGAQIAASPREVAQNADIIITMLPNSPEVKEVVLGQNGLIEGMRPNSMLIDMTSLDPLVSREIAAKLAEKNVRMMDAPVSGGEPKAIAGSLSIMVGCRQEDFDEFLPILKAMGSSAVRCGEAGAGNVTKLANQIIVAANIAAVSEALVLAAKAGVNPDLVFQAIRGGLAGSVALDAKAPLMLDRNFNPGFRINLHIKDLNNVLNTAKGISTPTPLTENVMQMMLSLRDNGMGDADHSALVRYYENLAGIELSR
- a CDS encoding tyrosine-type recombinase/integrase, with the translated sequence MNSGTEFAIFTQCKSQKTKSALLQTPPFRFPDGGKSCNRDAPDPAVLRTWEQDIFAWLKFLKAAHRRTSIESVLDYLHSLENEEKNTDSVRASLRWFFKTAANLSQRVTPCTMRHSFATHLLSGGADTRTVQELLGHADVATTMIYTHVLNRQGLAVRSPLDNL